DNA from Rhodobacteraceae bacterium M382:
GGGCGCACTGACTGACAGCCTGGTCCAGTTGCGCGCGTGTGCCTTCGCCAAGCTTGACTGCCTCCCTGTGATCGGGTGTGTCCGAGAGAAAGATTTCACCTGACTTACGGCAATGAACAAACATGATCAGGCCTCCTCGGGCGCTTTGACTTTGTCACCAGACAAATGTGCCTGGATGGCTCCGACCGAGCGTTCGCAAAGCTGGCGCAAGTTCACTTTGAAAATCCGAACCGGATCGCCAAGGCTGCGAAACTCGATCACGCCGTCATTGATGTGCATGGCGACTTCCACGTCCCCTGTGGGTGTTTCAATCACCCCCATCGAGCGCACGACGGCCAACGATTTGGGATCAACCTCGACCAATTCGATTTCGATATCGTCAATCTTTCTCGCTTGCATGTTCGCCTCCCTCACGCTTTTGCCAAGTCAATGGTGACAGCCCGCCATGGTGCATCACAGGCGTCGCGCCGGTAGCAGCGAACATAGGTTTTCGAGCCGACGACCTTCATGGCGTCGTTGATGGCATCGGTGCCGCGTTTCCAGCGGGCGTCTTCGATATCGAGCTTCTTGAGGCGGAAAAGCTCTGTCCGGTTCACCTTCCCTTCCTTGTCGGTGTTGAATGCGTTGGTCACCACTGCCCGGATCTCCGGGCGGGCGGTTTCGGACCATTCGGTCAGGCATTCGTCGATCAGTTCCTTGGCGACCTGCAATTGTGGTCCGAAGTCGATAAAGTCCGCGACAGCCACACTGACCTTGAACAGACCATCAAAACTCATGAAGGTCTTGTTGCCTTTGAGGCCGCCACG
Protein-coding regions in this window:
- a CDS encoding DUF3164 family protein, whose product is MGNNEYMPDPQGKLVPVELIKAQDLLEDETVRKILGYAVSLSDQIARFKQHTFDDLSGFEAILLQDYEIKRGGLKGNKTFMSFDGLFKVSVAVADFIDFGPQLQVAKELIDECLTEWSETARPEIRAVVTNAFNTDKEGKVNRTELFRLKKLDIEDARWKRGTDAINDAMKVVGSKTYVRCYRRDACDAPWRAVTIDLAKA